A single Kryptolebias marmoratus isolate JLee-2015 linkage group LG16, ASM164957v2, whole genome shotgun sequence DNA region contains:
- the prune gene encoding exopolyphosphatase PRUNE1 has protein sequence MEDFLRSCQRAVKENLGPAGPGVHVVLGNEACDLDSMVSSLAFAYFLSKTVGGEALALPLLNIRQSELVLRSDIIFLLRQTGLSPDLLLFRDQLDLRALHQAGRLQLTLVDHNILPSSDRDLEAAVVQVIDHHHLERSPSPSCPVTVEMVGSCTTLVTEHIIQKAPQILDLQLAQLLYAAVVLDCVNMSPAAGKVTPKDSQYASALETQFPALPLRGALFVELQNAKFDISGLNTEQMLLKDMKAVSGSL, from the exons ATGGAGGACTTCCTGCGGAGCTGCCAGCGGGCCGTGAAG GAAAACTTGGGTCCAGCTGGTCCTGGGGTTCATGTTGTTCTTGGAAATGAGGCCTGTGATCTAGACTCCATGGTGTCTTCTTTGGCCTTCGCCTACTTCCTGTCCAAG ACCGTAGGCGGCGAGGCGCTCGCTCTGCCCCTGCTCAACATCAGGCAGTCAGAATTGGTGCTGCGTTCGGACATCATCTTCCTCCTGCGTCAGACCGGTTTGTCTCCAGACCTGCTCCTGTTCAGGGACCAGCTGGACCTCAGGGCCCTGCATCAAGCCGGGCGCCTACAACTGACGCTGGTGGATCACAACATCCTGCCCAG TTCGGATCGGGACCTGGAGGCAGCAGTGGTACAGGTGATTGACCACCACCACTTAGAGAgaagcccctccccctcctgtCCTGTTACTGTGGAGATGGTAGGATCTTGCACTACCTTGGTAACCGAACACATCATCCAGAAAGCTCCACAGATCCTTGATCTGCAGCTCGCTCAGCTGCTCTACG cGGCGGTGGTGTTGGACTGTGTCAACATGTCTCCTGCTGCTGGTAAAGTGACACCTAAGGACAGTCAGTATGCTTCGGCGCTGGAGACACAATTCCCCGCTCTGCCACTGAGGGGCGCTCTCTTTGTGGAGCTGCAAAACGCCAAGTTTGACATCTCAG GTCTGAACACTGAGCAGATGTTGTTAAAGGACATGAAAGCAGTTTCAGGAAGCTTG
- the LOC108229415 gene encoding thioredoxin-interacting protein, with product MVLSSANKPQVFRLLFSDPARTFYSSGDKLSGSVQLEAAAPCRLTGLRVTAAGCARVENRNRSQEVEYLKYEEEVRLEEVLSRDSDGCFLLPAGKSFSFLFGVELPPPGRLVSSFKGKFGSVRYYVRAELQRPSQRALQIEQEFEVEEPLDVNRADLLAPAAASKQKKVTCMFIPDGQVSITAQIDRKGFCEGENININAKFENTCSRIVVPKAAIIAEHTYIIDGRTKVLRQKLTAVRGNPIISGMCDMWQGRTMRVPKLKPTLLGCDIIKVDYALMIYLHIPGSEKLILELPLVIGTVPFSGVGSRTSSMSSQASGSWTSFPSAPPSYSNIHRDLRVGGLRTPLLHDYDGDDDDDDEGGLFMRAPEVCYPPPPAYSEVDQETDNPPQIVPVF from the exons ATGGTTCTGTCCTCGGCCAACAAGCCCCAGGTGTTCCGGCTGCTCTTCTCCGACCCGGCCAGAACCTTCTACAGCAGCGGGGACAAACTGTCCGGTTCCGTCCAGCTGGAGGCGGCCGCTCCCTGCAGGCTGACCGGGCTGCGGGTCACCGCCGCCGGCTGCGCCCGCGTGGAGAACCGGAACCGGAGCCAGGAGGTGGAGTACCTGAAGTACGAGGAGGAGGTTcggctggaggaggttctgagCAGAG ACTCTGATGgctgcttcctgcttcctgccGGTAAAtccttcagtttcctgttcggCGTGGAGCTTCCTCCCCCCGG CCGTCTGGTGTCGTCCTTCAAAGGGAAGTTTGGGTCGGTGCGTTACTACGTGAGGGCGGAGCTGCAGCGGCCTTCCCAGCGTGCTTTGCAGATTGAGCAGGAGTTCGAGGTGGAGGAACCGTTGGATGTGAACCGGGCCGACCTGCTG gctccagctgctgcctccAAACAGAAGAAGGTCACCTGTATGTTCATCCCTGATGGACAGGTGTCAATCACAGCTCAGATTGACAGGAAGGGGTTCTGCGAGGGCGAAAACATCAACATCAACGCCAAGTTTGAAAACACCTGCTCGCGGATTGTGGTGCCGAAGGCCGCCATCATCGCCGAACACACCTACATCATTGATGGGCGCACCAAG GTGCTGCGTCAGAAACTGACGGCTGTTCGAGGGAACCCCATCATTTCCGGGATGTGCGACATGTGGCAGGGGAGGACCATGAGGGTCCCCAAACTGAAGCCCACGCTGCTCggctgtgacatcatcaaggTGGACTACGCCCTGATG aTCTACCTGCACATCCCCGGCAGTGAGAAGCTGATCCTGGAGCTGCCCTTGGTGATTGGAACCGTCCCGTTCAGCGGCGTGGGCAGCAGAACGAGCAGCATGAGCAGCCAGGCCTCCGGCAGCTGGACCTCCTTCCCATCGGCCCCCCCCAGCTACAGCAACATCCACAGGGACCTGAGGGTAGGCGGCCTCCGCACGCCGCTGCTCCATGACTacgatggtgatgatgatgatgatgatgaaggggGACTCTTCATGAGAGCACCTGAAGTCTGTTACCCCCCTCCTCCAGCCTACAGCGAG gtggATCAGGAGACCGATAACCCTCCACAGATTGTTCCCGTTTTctga
- the bnipl gene encoding bcl-2/adenovirus E1B 19 kDa-interacting protein 2-like protein → MSSLNTDGTTTEAPGPQNIQDLELREEWQDDEFPRPLPEDCGGQVEAESPAGGVSEPAPPTSLSSAAGGGGAKKRLVAPSLSLTLSHPDSQDLNDSFSAAALSGTPEETPSLDINLEALETPSDSETGTLPDSMHDLEWEDDLPRMGKAGAAGSADHCDGLMELDQVDSKGRRWRKFCISGQEYRVNMSVLEPYLQVLSHGGYYGDGMNAIILFTSCYLPENTVENYDYVMENLFRYIVGTLDLMVSENYVLVYLCAMAPRNKLPAIKWLHQCYTSIDRRLKKDLKGLLVVHPAWYIKALITLIKPFISDKFSRKIRFIRSLQQLAEIVPTDRLQIPEAIRQ, encoded by the exons ATGAGCTCGCTCAACACAGACGG GACCACCACTGAGGCCCCGGGCCCCCAGAATATCCAGGACCTGGAGCTGAGAGAGGAGTGGCAGGACGATGAATTCCCcag GCCGCTCCCGGAGGATTGTGGAGGTCAAGTGGAGGCAGAGAGTCCAGCTGGAGGCGTCAGTGAGCCGG CTCCGCCCACCAGCCTTTCATCAGCTGCAGGTGGGGGCGGGGCTAAGAAGCGTCTGGTGGCTCCATCTCTCAGCCTCACTCTGAGCCACCCCGACTCTCAGGACCTAAACGACAGCTTCTCAGCAGCTGCGCTGTCAGGAACGCCGGAAGAGACGCCATCGCTTGACATCAACCTGGAGGCTCTGGAGACACCATCAGACAGCGAGACGGGAACGCTGCCAGACAGCATGCATGACCTGGAATGGGAAG ATGACCTCCCGCGGATGGGGAAGGCAGGCGCTGCGGGTTCTGCAGATCACTGTGACGGTCTGATGGAGCTGGATCAGGTGGACAGCAAGGGGCGCCGTTGGAGGAAGTTCTGCATCTCTGGACAGGAATACCGGGTCAACATGAGCGTTCTGGAGCCGTACCTGCAGGTGCTATCACACGGAG GTTACTATGGAGATGGGATGAATGCCATCATCCTGTTCACTTCCTGTTACCTGCCAGAGAACACAGTTGAGAACTACGACTATGTCATGGAGAACCTGTTCAG gtACATTGTTGGGACATTGGACCTGATGGTCTCTGAGAACTATGTTCTGGTCTACCTGTGTGCCATGGCTCCTAGGAACAAACTGCCGGCCATCAAATGGCTTCATCAGTGCTACACCTCCATTGACAGGAG GTTGAAGAAGGACCTGAAGGGGCTGCTGGTGGTCCATCCTGCCTGGTACATCAAAGCTCTGATCACGCTCATCAAACCCTTTATCAG CGACAAGTTCAGCAGGAAGATTCGCTTCATTCGGAGTCTGCAGCAACTCGCTGAGATCGTCCCCACGGACAGGCTGCAGATCCCAGAAGCAATACGCCAGTAA
- the pi4kb gene encoding phosphatidylinositol 4-kinase beta translates to MGIGKRLATLPTKEQKTQRLISELSLLNHKLPARVWLATAAFDHHVVRVPHTQAVVLNSKDKAPYLIYVEVLECENFETSNVPIRIPENRIRSTRSVENLPDCSMTAEQRAGSFSVVPNYDNDDEAWSVDDIGELEVELPEGHTNSCDNISQFSVDSITSLENKEPVFIAAGDIRRRLSEQLAQAPTTFRRDPEDPSAVALKEPWEEKVRRIREGSPYGHLPNWRLLSVIVKCGDDLRQELLAFQVLQQLKSIWEQERVPLWIKPYKILVLSADSGMIEPVVNAVSLHQVKKQSQLSLLDYFLQEHGAPTTEAFLTAQRNFVQSCAGYSLICYLLQVKDRHNGNILLDADGHIIHIDFGFILSSSPRNLGFETSAFKLTAEFVEVMGGPDGDMFNYYRMLMLQGLIAARKHMDRVLQIVEIMQQGSQLPCFHGSSTMRGLKERFHMSLTEEQLQLLVDQLVDGSMRSLTTKLYDGFQYLTNGIM, encoded by the exons ATGGGGATCGGGAAGCGCCTGGCCACGCTGCCCACCAAAGAACAGAAAACCCAGCGGCTGATCTCAGAGCTGTCTCTGCTCAACCACAAGCTGCCGGCCCGAGTCTGGCTCGCCACCGCCGCCTTCGACCACCACGTGGTCCGGGTCCCCCACACTCAGGCCGTGGTCCTCAACTCCAAGGACAAG GCTCCCTACCTGATCTACGTCGAGGTTCTGGAGTGTGAGAACTTCGAGACGTCCAACGTTCCGATTCGGATCCCGGAGAACCGGATCAGGAGCACTCGTTCTGTGGAGAACCTGCCCGACTGCAGCATGACGGCTGAGCAGCGAGCCGGCAGCTTTTCTGTCGTCCCGAACTACGACAACGACGATGAGGCGTGGTCCGTGGACGACATTGGAgagctggaggtggag CTCCCTGAAGGCCACACCAACAGCTGTGACAACATCAGCCAGTTCTCCGTGGACAGCATCACCAGCCTGGAGAACAAGGAACCCGTCTTCATCGCCGCCGGAGACATCAG GCGCCGTCTGTCCGAGCAGCTGGCTCAGGCCCCCACCACCTTCAGACGGGACCCCGAGGACCCGTCAGCCGTGGCCCTGAAGGAGCCCTGGGAGGAGAAGGTCCG GAGGATCAGGGAGGGCTCTCCGTACGGTCACCTCCCTAACTGGAGGCTTCTGTCCGTCATCGTGAAGTGTGGAGACGACCTGAGACAGGAGCTGCTCGCCTTCCAGGTCCTGCAGCAGCTCAAG TCCATCTGGGAGCAGGAGCGTGTCCCGCTCTGGATCAAACCCTATAAGATCCTGGTTCTGTCGGCGGACAGCGGGATGATCGAGCCCGTGGTGAACGCCGTGTCGCTCCACCAGGTGAAGAAGCAGAGCCAATTGTCGCTGCTCGActacttcctgcaggaacacgGCGCTCCAACCACCGAGGCCTTCCTGACGGCACAGAGGAACTTTGTCCAGAGCTGCGCCGGGTACAGTCTGATCTGCTACCTGCTGCAGGTCAAAGACAG GCACAACGGGAACATCCTGCTGGACGCTGACGGACACATCATCCACATCGACTTTGGGTTCATCCTGTCCAGTTCTCCCAGAAACCTCGGCTTCGAGACGTCTGCCTTCAAGCTCACTGCAGAGTTCGTGGAG GTGATGGGTGGCCCAGACGGCGACATGTTTAACTACTACAGGATGCTGATGCTTCAGGGTCTGATCGCAGCCAGGAAGCACATGGACCGAGTTCTGCAGATTGTGGAGATCATGCAGCAGG GCTCGCAGCTGCCCTGTTTTCACGGCTCCAGCACCATGCGGGGCCTGAAGGAGCGCTTCCACATGAGTCTGacggaggagcagctgcagctgctggtcgATCAGCTGGTGGACGGGTCCATGAGGTCCCTCACCACCAAACTGTATGACGGCTTCCAGTACCTCACCAACGGCATCATGTGA
- the myo1eb gene encoding myosin IEb, whose protein sequence is MGSKERYHWQAQNVKVSGVDDMVLLSKISEDAITDNLKKRYMDDYIFTYIGPVLISVNPFKQLPYFTDREVELYQGAAQYENPPHIYALADNVYRNMMIDNENQCVIISGESGAGKTVAAKYIMSYVSKVSGGGEKVQHVKDIILQSNPLLEAFGNAKTVRNNNSSRFGKYFEIQFSRGGAPDGGKISNFLLEKSRVVSQNPGERNFHIYYQLLGGASGEQKENLGITTPDYYFYLNQSGTFTVEDVNDKKEFSDTMEAMSVVGLSLDDHDSVLQLVAGILHLGNISFREENNYAVVESQDFLAFPSYLLGISQDGLCSKLTSRIMDSKWGGKTESISVTLNTEQATFSRDALSKALYTRLFDFLVDCINKAMQKEQEQLNIGVLDIYGFEIFQQNGFEQFCINFVNEKLQQIFIELTLKAEQEEYVQEGIKWTPIEYFNNKIVCDLIESKLNPPGIMSILDDVCATMHAKGEGADQTLLQKLQGQIGSHEHFSSWNRGFIVHHYAGKVSYDVGGFCERNRDVLFNDIIELMQSSEFPFIRALFPENLEAEKRGRPTTASSKIKKQANSLVQTLMKCTPHYIRCIKPNETKRPRDWEENRVRHQVEYLGLRENIRVRRAGYAYRRVFNKFLHRYAILTRETWPQWRGEERQGVLHLLHSVNMDQDQFQLGKTKIFIKAPESLFLLEEMRERKFNGYARVIQKAWRKHIAVRKYVKMREEASDVLLNKKERRRNSINRNFVGDYIGTDNHPEIRQFVGRRERIDFADVVVKFDRRFKTVKRDLILTPKFLYMIGREKVKQGPDKGQIQEVLKRKIEVNKVQSVSLSTLQDDIFIIHEAEYDSVLQSIFKTEFLSLLVKRFQERTDRKLPLKFNNLLEFKVKKGGWGPFSSSGSRQIQFQVGHGDEAVLKPSGKVLQVSIGPGLPKNSRPTRKDNRKSRYMGNRAPPTKQNNSGPHLKGSRAQRGQQTSSRGSLLRKQASMEQPTLPRLQNQHRSGPQHPRNQDMGFMNVPDQGAAGLHRRLSKEVKPDPGAGRPKPKPRSPQCRALYAYDAQDTDELSFNTNDVIEIISEDSSGWWYGRLRGKEGMFPGNYVEKI, encoded by the exons atg GGCAGCAAAGAACGGTACCACTGGCAGGCCCAGAACGTCAAGGTGAGCGGTGTGGACGACATGGTGCTGCTGTCCAAGATCAGCGAGGATGCCATCACCGACAACCTGAAGAAGAGATACATGGACGACTACATCTTT ACTTATATTGGTCCGGTTCTGATCTCAGTGAACCCGTTCAAACAGCTGCCGTACTTCACTGACAGAGAAGTTGAGCTGTACCAGGGGGCG GCTCAGTACGAGAACCCGCCCCACATCTATGCTCTGGCTGACAACGTCTACAGAAACATGATGATTGACAATGAGAACCAGTGTGTCATCATCAG CGGCGAGAGCGGAGCTGGAAAAACCGTTGCAGCCAAATACATCATGAGCTACGTGTCCAAGGTCTCTGGAGGAGGGGAAAAGGTCCAG CACGTGAAAGACATCATCCTGCAGTCCAACCCGCTGCTGGAAGCGTTTGGAAATGCCAAGACCGTCCGCAACAACAACTCCAGCAGATTC GGAAAATACTTTGAGATCCAGTTCAGTCGAGGAGGAGCTCCTGACGGAGGGAAGATCTCCAACTTCCTGCTGGAGAAAAGTCGAGTTGTCTCCCAAAACCCCGGAGAGAGAAACTTCCACATCTACTACCAG CTGCTGGGCGGGGCCAGTGGAGAGCAGAAAGAGAACCTTGGCATCACGACACCTGACTACTACTTTTACCTGAACCAATCAGGAACTTTCACTGTGGAGGATGTCAACGACAAGAAGGAGTTTTCTGACACGATG GAGGCGATGTCGGTTGTGGGTCTGTCTCTGGATGATCACGACTCGGTCCTTCAGCTTGTCGCAGGAATTCTTCACCTTGGAAACATCAGCTTCAGAGAGGAGAACAACTACGCTGTGGTGGAGAGTCAGGATT TCCTGGCCTTCCCGTCCTACCTGCTGGGGATCTCTCAGGACGGCCTCTGCAGTAAACTCACCAGCCGGATCATGGACAGTAAGTGGGGCGGGAAGACTGAGTCCATCTCCGTCACCCTGAACACGGAACAGGCCACCTTCTCCAGAGACGCCCTGTCCAAAGCTCTGTACACCCGTCTCTTCGACTTCCTGGTCGAC tGCATTAATAAGGCCATGCagaaggagcaggagcagcTCAACATAGGAGTCCTGGACATCTACGGCTTTGAGATCTTCCAG caaaacgGCTTTGAGCAGTTCTGCATCAACTTTGTGAacgagaagctgcagcagatttttattGAACTCACTCTGAAGGCTGAACAG gaagaatACGTTCAGGAAGGAATCAAATGGACTCCAATTGAGTATTTCAATAACAAGATTGTTTGTGACCTCATTGAGTCCAAATTG AATCCTCCTGGGATCATGAGCATCCTGGATGACGTGTGCGCTACGATGCACGCCAAAGGTGAGGGGGCGGACCAGACGCTGCTGCAGAAACTGCAGGGACAGATCGGATCCCACGAACACTTCAGCAGCTGGAACAGAGGTTTCATCGTCCATCACTATGCCGGCAAG gtgTCGTACGATGTGGGCGGGTTCTGTGAGAGGAACAGAGACGTGTTGTTTAACGACATCATTGAGCTGATGCAGAGCAGCGAGTT TCCGTTTATCAGAGCTCTGTTCCCTGAAAACCTGGAGGCAGAAAAAAGAGGGCGACCAACCACTGCGAGCAGTAAGATCAAG AAACAAGCCAACAGTCTGGTCCAGACCCTGATGAAGTGCACCCCCCACTACATCCGCTGCATTAAACCCAATGAAACTAAACGGCCTCGGGACTGGGAGGAGAACCGGGTCAGACACCAGGTGGAGTACCTGGGCCTCCGAGAGAACATTAGAGTCCGCCGGGCTGGATACGCCTACCGACGAGTCTTCAACAAGTTCCTGCACAG GTATGCCATCCTGACCAGGGAGACCTGGCCCCAGTGGAGGGGGGAGGAACGTCAGGGAGTCTTGCACCTCCTTCACTCGGTGAACATGGACCAGGACCAGTTCCAGCTGGGAAAAACCAAAATCTTCATCAAAGCTCCAGAGTCG cttttcctgTTGGAGGAGATGAGGGAGAGGAAGTTCAACGGTTACGCACGCGTCATCCAGAAGGCCTGGCGCAAACACATCGCTGTCCGCAAATACGTCAAGATGAGGGAGGAAG CCTCCGATGTCCTGTTGAACAAGAAAGAGCGCCGCAGAAACAGCATCAACAGGAATTTTGTGGGCGACTACATCGGGACGGACAACCACCCTGAGATCAGGCAGTTCGTTGGACGCAGAGAGAGGATCGACTTTGCTGATGTTGTGGTGAAATTTGACCGGAGATTTAAG ACGGTGAAACGGGACCTCATCCTAACACCAAAGTTCCTGTACATGATTGGTCGAGAGAAGGTGAAGCAGGGTCCAGATAAAGGTCAGATCCAAGAAGTTCTGAAGAGAAAGATCGAAGTCAACAAGGTCCAGTCTGTTTCCTTAAG tacTCTGCAGGACGACATCTTCATCATCCACGAGGCAGAGTACGACAGCGTTCTTCAGAGCATCTTTAAGACGGAGTTCCTCAGCCTGTTGGTGAAACGTTTCCAGGAACGAACCGACAGGAAGCTGCCGCTCAAATTCAACAACCT TCTGGAGTTTAAGGTGAAGAAGGGTGGCTGGGGTCCGTTCAGCTCTTCAGGCTCCAGGCAGATCCAGTTCCAGGTGGGTCACGGGGACGAGGCGGTCCTGAAGCCCAGTGGGAAAGTCCTGCAGGTCTCCATTGGGCCAGGTCTTCCTAAAAATTCCA GACCAACAAGGAAAGACAACCGTAAGAGCCGATACATGGGCAACCGGGCTCCGCCCACTAAGCAGAACAATTCAG GACCTCACTTGAAAGGCAGCAGGGCACAAAGAGGCCAGCAGACCTCCTCCAGAGGCTCCCTGCTCAGGAAGCAGGCCAGCATGGAGCAGCCCACCCTGCCCCGTCTACAGAACCAGCATCGCTCGGGTCCGCAGCATCCTCGAAACCAAGACATGGGCTTCATGAACGTCCCGGATCAAGGTGCTGCAGG ACTGCATCGACGCCTTTCAAAGGAGGTGAAACCAGATCCTGGAGCGGGTCGACCCAAACCAAAGCCCCGCTCTCCTCAGTGCAGAGCTCTATATGCCTACGATGCTCAGGACACCGATGAGCTCAGCTTCAATACTAATGATGTCATTGAGATAATATCTGAAG actcGTCTGGTTGGTGGTACGGGCGGTTGAGGGGGAAAGAAGGGATGTTCCCCGGAAACTATGTGGAGAAAATCTAG
- the LOC108229725 gene encoding exopolyphosphatase PRUNE1-like: MEQAKVAPTRPQGETQLHFLPHFPLTGNTGFRFVCVRKKFLQKAELEVELSAFSQKFGYDLVLLMTISFTESNEPIRELAVFSHSATWREQVCRYLEQALNPALNLCPVSSPHSHIIAYQQGNTLASRKKLLPLIKDFLRKWDRDGCPGDAEEEESVVPPTPMNSLVEGCPLDGGLPPISAQDLQDKFSKMAAADL, encoded by the exons ATGGAGCAGGCCAAAG TAGCACCAACTCGCCCACAGGGGGAGACACAGCTGCACTTTCTGCCACACTTTCCTCTGACGGGGAACACTGGCTTccgttttgtttgtgtgagaaaGAAGTTCTTACAGAAGGCGGAGCTGGAGGTGGAGCTTTCAGCTTTCTCTCAGAAGTTTGGATATGATTTGGTTCTGCTGATGACAATTTCCTTCACTGAGAGCAatgagccaatcagagagctggCTGTGTTCAGCCACAGCGCCACCTGGAGGGAGCAG GTGTGCCGATACCTGGAACAGGCCCTTAACCCGGCCCTCAACCTCTGCCCAGTCAGTAGCCCCCACTCCCACATAATAGCCTATCAGCAAG ggaACACGTTGGCATCCCGGAAGAAGCTCCTCCCCCTCATTAAAGACTTCCTGAGGAAGTGGGACAGAGACGGTTGCCCTGGagatgcagaggaggaggagtctgTGGTTCCTCCAACTCCCATGAACAGCCTGGTGGAGGGATGTCCTCTGGATGGAGGTCTGCCTCCTATCAGTGCTCAGGACCTGCAGGACAAGTTCAGCAAGATGGCAgctgctgacctctga
- the LOC108229675 gene encoding protein DEK-like — translation MIKKAPSDDQLKDTVQGLLKEADLEEMTMKQICQRVFDTYPEHDLSVRKDFIKQTVKSVSSASLSYSGQRSKLIT, via the exons ATGATAAAGAAAGCTCCGAGCGACGATCAGCTGAAGGACACGGTTCAGGGCCTCCTGAAGGAAGCCGACCTGGAGGAGATGACCATGAAGCAGATCTGTCAGAGG GTGTTTGACACGTATCCAGAACACGACCTGAGCGTCCGAAAGGATTTCATCAAACAGACCGTCAAATCTGTAAGTTCTGCTTCACTCAGTTactcaggtcagaggtcaaag CTCATCACATGA